From a region of the Armatimonas rosea genome:
- a CDS encoding serine hydrolase, which produces MKELAALEASLGGGTLGLAATCAGESVLYQAETLFPTASSIKIAIVEEVFRQGLDLAQPVRVTEADFVGGSGVLASLTPGVALPLGDLATLAITVSDNTASNLCLRAVGGPEAVNARLAAWGCTQTKVHRPIKFKLEESDPPHTATGTPADFLAILAQLGPETKKRMAQVSDTAMLPRLLGVNAYARDLRLAPPPFTVAHKPGAVSGVRNDVGFIEQNGKTLTVAVFTKGCPDPRWTVENAGCLAVARAVEQLVEHFFRG; this is translated from the coding sequence GTGAAGGAGCTTGCGGCGCTGGAGGCCAGCCTGGGGGGAGGAACTCTCGGGCTGGCGGCGACCTGTGCGGGGGAGAGCGTGCTCTACCAGGCCGAGACCCTCTTCCCCACAGCCAGCTCGATCAAGATCGCCATTGTCGAGGAGGTCTTTCGGCAGGGGCTCGACCTCGCGCAGCCCGTGCGGGTGACTGAGGCGGACTTCGTGGGCGGGAGCGGTGTCCTGGCGAGCCTCACGCCTGGTGTGGCCCTCCCCCTCGGGGACCTGGCGACTCTGGCGATCACGGTCTCGGACAACACGGCGAGCAATCTCTGTCTGAGAGCCGTGGGAGGGCCGGAGGCGGTGAACGCGCGGCTGGCCGCGTGGGGCTGCACCCAGACCAAGGTCCACCGCCCGATCAAGTTCAAGCTTGAGGAGAGCGACCCACCGCACACCGCCACGGGAACCCCCGCCGACTTTCTGGCGATCCTAGCCCAGCTCGGGCCGGAGACCAAAAAACGCATGGCCCAGGTCAGCGATACCGCGATGCTTCCCCGGCTGCTCGGTGTCAATGCCTACGCCCGTGACCTGCGTCTCGCGCCGCCGCCCTTCACGGTCGCGCACAAGCCGGGGGCCGTGAGCGGGGTTCGCAACGATGTCGGCTTTATCGAGCAGAACGGCAAGACCCTCACGGTTGCGGTCTTTACCAAGGGCTGCCCCGACCCGCGCTGGACGGTCGAGAACGCGGGGTGTCTTGCCGTGGCCCGCGCGGTCGAGCAGCTCGTGGAGCACTTCTTCCGTGGCTGA
- a CDS encoding NAD-dependent epimerase/dehydratase family protein, translated as MHVLFLGGTGLISTAIARKLLQRGEQVTCFNRGRSENRLEAHPNLTILNGDRSDRAAFEALFEGKHFDVVVDMICFSPDDAASSIRAFKGRCEHFLFCSTVCVYSGPPVTIPTPESEPYHSIGGYGKNKAACEQLFLSEPDFPATVLRPSHSYGEGGMLIRPVGGWGSFGTFPDRLRKGLPVIVPGDGTNVWASCHVDDVAEGFISVMGKSAAIGECFNITGEENVTWNRYHEIVAEVVGGTFNPVYIPTTVLAKLAKPDWTGGLREIFAWPSIFTTDKIKAIGGYPGQSISWAAGAARTIAWMEANGKAQPAESDTYEDRLIAAWQELVGALPQLEA; from the coding sequence ATGCATGTACTATTTCTAGGAGGCACGGGCCTCATCTCAACAGCGATTGCGCGTAAGCTGCTCCAGCGTGGCGAGCAGGTGACGTGCTTCAACCGAGGGCGGAGTGAGAACCGGCTAGAGGCACACCCCAACCTGACGATTCTGAACGGGGACCGGAGCGACCGCGCGGCGTTTGAGGCGCTCTTTGAGGGCAAGCACTTCGATGTCGTGGTAGACATGATCTGCTTCAGCCCCGACGATGCCGCGTCGAGCATCCGCGCCTTCAAGGGCCGCTGCGAGCACTTTCTCTTCTGCTCGACCGTCTGCGTGTACTCGGGGCCGCCGGTGACCATCCCGACCCCCGAGAGCGAGCCCTACCACTCGATCGGGGGCTACGGCAAGAACAAGGCGGCCTGTGAGCAGCTCTTCCTGAGCGAGCCCGACTTCCCTGCCACGGTCCTGCGGCCATCGCACAGCTACGGCGAGGGCGGGATGCTCATCCGGCCCGTGGGCGGCTGGGGCTCCTTTGGCACCTTCCCGGACCGCCTGCGCAAGGGCCTCCCCGTGATTGTCCCCGGCGATGGCACCAATGTCTGGGCGAGCTGCCATGTCGATGATGTCGCGGAGGGCTTTATCTCCGTGATGGGCAAGTCGGCCGCCATTGGGGAGTGCTTCAATATCACCGGCGAGGAGAATGTCACCTGGAACCGCTACCATGAGATTGTCGCGGAGGTGGTCGGGGGGACATTTAATCCCGTCTACATTCCCACCACGGTGCTCGCCAAGCTCGCCAAGCCGGACTGGACCGGTGGCCTGCGCGAGATCTTCGCCTGGCCCAGTATCTTCACCACCGACAAGATCAAGGCAATCGGCGGCTACCCCGGCCAGAGCATCTCCTGGGCGGCGGGCGCGGCGCGGACCATCGCCTGGATGGAGGCCAATGGCAAGGCTCAGCCCGCGGAGAGCGATACCTACGAAGACCGCCTGATCGCCGCTTGGCAGGAGCTCGTGGGCGCGCTCCCGCAGCTGGAGGCATAG
- a CDS encoding MFS transporter codes for MPDGRKPHLLWWVVFLLAPVALLNYLDRQMLSAMKFSVMGELRDIGSDTRWGIMLAQFKWVYACLSPVGGYLADRFSRRGIIVGSLAVWSAITWWTGQATSYSELLWARTLMGVSEAFYIPAALALLMDYHTGATKSRATGIHMAAIYLGVILGGFAGYVADAPGLGWRWAFHTAGAVGIVYALPLWLLLKDPPRTGESAPRNSPLGALKQLLRNPSFLLLTLYFALIAWPGWMMKDWMPAMLKSQFELSQGRAGVSAGLYVNLAGFVGLFLGGLWADRWVRKSVRGRTTVSAIGMGLIIPALFGLGYSPSIGVAIGFLALFGLGFGLFDGNNMPILSQLVRPDLRATGYGVMNFVSVSLGGFADIGVGRLRDSGASFAGILSLTACAVAVNVLLVLLIRPRPELTPELERV; via the coding sequence ATGCCCGACGGGCGCAAGCCGCACCTGCTCTGGTGGGTGGTGTTTCTGCTTGCGCCTGTCGCGCTCCTCAACTACCTCGACCGCCAGATGCTCTCGGCGATGAAGTTCTCGGTGATGGGCGAGCTGCGCGACATTGGCAGCGACACCCGCTGGGGGATCATGCTGGCGCAGTTCAAGTGGGTCTATGCCTGCCTGAGCCCGGTCGGGGGCTACCTGGCGGACCGCTTCAGCCGCCGGGGGATCATTGTGGGGAGCCTTGCGGTCTGGTCCGCGATCACCTGGTGGACCGGGCAGGCGACCAGCTACTCGGAGCTCCTCTGGGCACGCACCCTGATGGGAGTGAGCGAGGCTTTCTACATCCCCGCCGCGCTCGCCCTCCTCATGGACTACCACACGGGGGCCACCAAGTCCCGCGCGACCGGCATCCACATGGCCGCGATCTATCTGGGCGTCATTCTTGGGGGCTTTGCCGGCTATGTCGCCGATGCGCCCGGACTAGGCTGGCGCTGGGCGTTTCACACGGCGGGAGCCGTGGGGATTGTCTACGCGCTCCCGCTTTGGCTTTTGCTCAAGGACCCGCCGCGCACGGGAGAGAGCGCTCCCAGAAACTCCCCGCTCGGGGCGCTCAAGCAGCTACTCCGTAACCCGTCGTTTCTACTCCTGACGCTCTACTTTGCGCTGATCGCCTGGCCGGGCTGGATGATGAAAGACTGGATGCCCGCGATGCTCAAGTCCCAGTTCGAGCTGAGCCAGGGGCGGGCGGGGGTCTCGGCGGGGCTCTACGTGAACCTGGCGGGCTTTGTGGGGCTGTTTTTAGGTGGGCTCTGGGCCGACCGCTGGGTGCGAAAGAGTGTCCGCGGGCGCACCACCGTGAGCGCGATCGGGATGGGGCTAATTATTCCCGCTCTCTTTGGCCTTGGCTACTCGCCCAGCATTGGGGTGGCAATCGGGTTTCTGGCGCTCTTTGGGCTGGGCTTTGGGCTCTTCGATGGCAACAACATGCCCATCCTCTCCCAGCTCGTCCGCCCCGATCTCCGCGCGACCGGCTATGGCGTGATGAACTTTGTGAGCGTCAGCCTGGGGGGCTTTGCCGATATCGGGGTGGGGCGGCTCCGCGACTCGGGGGCGAGCTTCGCGGGGATTCTTAGTTTGACGGCGTGCGCGGTGGCGGTCAATGTCCTGCTGGTGCTGCTGATCCGGCCCCGCCCGGAGCTCACCCCGGAGCTAGAGCGCGTATGA
- a CDS encoding type II secretion system protein, which produces MRRGFTLTELLVVIAIIAILAAILFPVFAQVRGKARQSVCLTNMKQLALAQLMYSQDYDETPPAVFFGEADTPRGYTWRFALHPYVRSHEVHFCPQVRLRSWRPDTRRRAFRVRVGTDSEGQPLYDFVFSTLDFRGTAAYAVPRVHRYPGGATPLFANLEEDGVSTSSLAAVAAPAQTVLLVEAHSLFSGSYQWDPRPSDSHGQRLGATRHTNGSNSAFADGHARWSARGQLGCGTGGGADRCPWSIE; this is translated from the coding sequence ATGCGTCGAGGTTTCACTCTCACGGAGCTACTGGTCGTCATCGCCATTATCGCAATTCTGGCCGCGATTCTCTTCCCCGTCTTTGCCCAAGTACGTGGGAAGGCTCGTCAGAGTGTCTGTCTCACCAACATGAAGCAGCTTGCTCTCGCGCAGCTGATGTACTCCCAAGACTATGATGAGACGCCTCCTGCGGTGTTCTTTGGCGAGGCGGATACGCCCCGTGGCTACACCTGGCGCTTCGCGCTTCACCCGTACGTGCGGTCTCACGAGGTGCATTTCTGTCCACAGGTGCGCCTACGCTCTTGGCGCCCGGATACCCGTCGCCGTGCCTTTCGGGTTCGTGTGGGGACCGATAGCGAGGGGCAGCCGCTCTACGATTTCGTCTTCTCCACCTTGGATTTTCGAGGGACAGCCGCCTACGCAGTGCCACGCGTCCACCGTTACCCAGGTGGTGCGACTCCGCTATTTGCCAATCTCGAGGAGGATGGAGTCTCCACCAGCTCCCTTGCGGCTGTTGCGGCTCCTGCCCAGACCGTGCTCTTGGTCGAGGCCCACTCGCTTTTTAGCGGTAGCTACCAGTGGGATCCCCGGCCCTCGGATAGCCATGGCCAGCGCCTAGGAGCCACGCGCCACACGAACGGCTCTAACTCTGCCTTTGCGGATGGGCACGCCCGCTGGAGCGCCCGAGGACAGCTGGGGTGTGGCACGGGCGGCGGAGCAGATCGCTGCCCTTGGTCGATAGAATAG
- a CDS encoding MIP/aquaporin family protein: MKQKFLAELLGTFGIVFAPVALSASGKLHGGDSSLAAAAWVSGLAVLAMITAFGHISAAHFNPAVTLGFAVSGKFPWKQVPGYVVAQVLGATLAAGLTALIFGAGAHGTHVPAVGASVLSCLVLEATLACLLMLLILAVATDPRASTPVAGVAIGLCVVFLVWIGGPLTGGSMNPARSLGPALVSGGAALTHGWIYLLGPCLGTTVAARLYAVFR, translated from the coding sequence ATGAAACAGAAGTTTCTCGCGGAGCTGCTCGGCACGTTTGGGATTGTCTTTGCGCCTGTCGCGCTCTCGGCATCGGGGAAGCTCCACGGCGGCGACAGCTCGCTGGCGGCGGCAGCCTGGGTCTCGGGGCTGGCGGTGCTGGCGATGATCACCGCCTTTGGGCATATCAGCGCGGCGCACTTCAACCCCGCGGTCACTCTGGGCTTTGCGGTCTCGGGCAAGTTCCCGTGGAAGCAGGTCCCCGGCTATGTCGTGGCGCAAGTACTTGGAGCGACTCTGGCGGCGGGCCTGACCGCGCTGATCTTTGGTGCCGGTGCCCATGGGACCCATGTTCCCGCAGTCGGGGCTTCGGTGCTCTCTTGTCTCGTGCTGGAGGCGACTCTTGCCTGCTTGCTCATGCTCCTGATTCTGGCGGTCGCCACCGACCCACGGGCCTCCACTCCCGTTGCAGGGGTAGCGATTGGCCTGTGCGTGGTCTTTTTGGTCTGGATCGGGGGGCCACTCACGGGGGGCTCGATGAACCCGGCCCGCTCGCTTGGGCCTGCACTGGTCTCGGGAGGAGCAGCGCTGACACACGGGTGGATCTATCTGCTGGGGCCCTGTCTTGGCACCACTGTCGCGGCACGCCTCTACGCTGTCTTCCGCTAG
- a CDS encoding RNA polymerase sigma factor — translation MTTRTTFALPWRRTRAVERLTPGELPTRYLATVVRYTSARLGPGAEAEDVAAEVFAAAFASWKHCPTPAAEATDHDPVRAWLFGIARRKVVDALRRRQRHPESELSEAQTKIGAGSPELELLGDEALGQLKAVLATLPEDQREALRLKYVEELSLVEIGIILRRSPAAVGQLLHRARAAARAKGSAYFEETEL, via the coding sequence ATGACCACGCGCACCACTTTTGCCCTGCCCTGGAGACGTACGCGGGCTGTGGAGCGCCTGACACCCGGTGAGCTGCCCACGCGCTATCTGGCAACGGTGGTGCGCTACACATCGGCGCGGCTCGGTCCCGGTGCCGAGGCGGAAGATGTGGCGGCGGAGGTCTTTGCCGCCGCGTTTGCAAGCTGGAAGCACTGCCCGACTCCCGCCGCTGAAGCTACCGACCACGACCCGGTGCGTGCCTGGCTCTTTGGAATCGCCCGCCGGAAAGTCGTGGATGCCCTGCGCCGTCGCCAGCGCCACCCCGAGTCTGAGCTGAGCGAGGCGCAGACAAAAATAGGAGCGGGCTCACCTGAGTTGGAGCTTTTGGGCGATGAAGCGCTGGGCCAGCTCAAGGCCGTCCTCGCCACCCTCCCCGAGGACCAGCGGGAGGCGCTACGGCTTAAGTATGTCGAGGAGCTGAGCTTAGTGGAGATAGGGATCATTCTCAGGCGCTCCCCGGCGGCGGTGGGCCAGCTTCTGCACCGTGCCCGCGCCGCCGCACGAGCCAAGGGAAGCGCGTACTTTGAGGAGACGGAGCTATGA
- a CDS encoding polysaccharide deacetylase family protein: MAEFRWRWKGSAAPEVRVAPFLYGKSWAYSVEIDDGPASTLAVSLPLLASYYFSDAPPGVTGGKLLPFVGGAAVFPLRVGTGSPAYLETAQLQQLERAGWAVLNHGYAHRGNSWEPDGALTPAQLREELFWSQVVLAASRESHRSPTHFVYPNGYMAYQQHLSAFGLVSGSRVAGKKPGLSTLSDLDRNYLDESVWSKANDPLVGLPRVPQPGQWVIDFTHGMEAAPSSPNHKRWRERLGFIERLGDGLWCAPTPAVVAYLQAARVAKLKIERDGLTVTLPESLPGSPLTLQLKGLPADAPTPPGATLYRQGETAWLTTPLLGKPDAAPPAALECVYSGPVRELRFPRPVRVAGVRLLQRGETRPEFRLSLALTTSGASQTLVDGPLKPAWGVWLLYALLPNASATLATGLVPTTDPALTTMEVWVQP; this comes from the coding sequence GTGGCTGAGTTCCGCTGGCGCTGGAAGGGGAGCGCTGCCCCGGAGGTCCGTGTCGCGCCCTTTCTCTACGGCAAGAGCTGGGCCTACTCCGTGGAGATCGACGACGGCCCGGCATCGACCCTGGCAGTCTCGCTCCCGCTCTTGGCATCGTACTACTTCTCCGATGCGCCCCCTGGTGTTACGGGGGGCAAGCTCCTGCCGTTTGTGGGCGGCGCGGCGGTCTTTCCCCTGCGGGTGGGGACGGGAAGCCCGGCCTATCTGGAGACCGCGCAGCTCCAGCAGCTTGAGCGTGCGGGCTGGGCGGTGCTCAACCACGGCTATGCCCATCGCGGCAATAGCTGGGAACCCGACGGTGCCCTCACGCCCGCCCAGCTCCGCGAGGAGCTCTTCTGGAGCCAGGTCGTTCTTGCCGCGAGCCGCGAGAGCCACCGGAGCCCCACGCACTTTGTCTACCCCAATGGCTACATGGCCTACCAGCAGCACCTCAGCGCGTTTGGGCTGGTGTCAGGCTCCCGTGTTGCGGGAAAGAAGCCCGGCCTCTCCACTCTCTCCGACCTCGACCGAAACTACCTCGATGAGAGTGTCTGGAGCAAGGCCAACGACCCCTTGGTGGGGCTCCCGCGGGTACCGCAGCCGGGGCAGTGGGTGATCGACTTTACGCACGGCATGGAGGCCGCGCCCTCCTCGCCCAACCACAAGCGCTGGCGGGAGCGCCTGGGGTTTATCGAGAGGCTCGGGGACGGGCTCTGGTGCGCACCCACCCCCGCCGTGGTCGCCTACCTCCAGGCCGCACGCGTCGCCAAGCTCAAGATCGAGCGCGATGGCCTCACGGTCACGCTCCCCGAGAGCCTCCCCGGAAGCCCGCTCACTCTTCAGCTCAAGGGGCTGCCTGCCGATGCCCCGACACCGCCCGGGGCAACTCTCTACCGCCAGGGGGAGACCGCCTGGCTCACCACACCGTTGCTCGGCAAGCCTGATGCCGCGCCGCCCGCTGCTCTGGAGTGCGTCTACTCCGGCCCCGTGCGCGAGCTCCGCTTCCCAAGACCGGTTCGGGTCGCAGGGGTGCGCCTGCTCCAGCGCGGCGAGACCCGCCCGGAGTTTCGTCTTAGCCTAGCGCTCACCACCTCAGGCGCGTCCCAAACCCTTGTCGATGGTCCCCTCAAGCCCGCGTGGGGAGTCTGGCTGCTCTATGCCCTCCTGCCCAACGCCAGTGCCACCCTGGCCACAGGCCTCGTCCCCACCACCGACCCCGCCCTCACGACCATGGAGGTCTGGGTACAGCCCTAG
- a CDS encoding ATP-grasp domain-containing protein, translating to MIVFSEASPHLPPSASLRDITAMTEAAQLVGARVFSIPEDFETCGGAEAALDWTPEQSTPMPAVWIGYIPSPERYAQLYAAASAKNITLLNTLDQHLNAQEMDRSLPCLGELTPATVFVTAPEQAHAAAEHLGFPVFVKGAVQSRKSRGWQACVAESPEALERLCTALFSLEARSRGRVAIRRLLRLRHARTGPGAFPLGREFRFFVLHGELLAGGYYWEGDDPLARLTPDEEQAVHALVREAAQRVGTPYLTVDIGQDEDSRWWVIETGDAQFSGLSQTPRLTLWNQLRVRLGA from the coding sequence ATGATTGTCTTTAGCGAGGCCTCCCCGCACCTGCCCCCGTCGGCGAGCCTGCGCGATATCACGGCCATGACCGAGGCGGCACAGCTTGTCGGGGCGCGGGTGTTCTCAATCCCTGAGGACTTTGAGACGTGTGGCGGTGCCGAGGCCGCGCTGGACTGGACTCCCGAGCAGTCGACGCCCATGCCTGCCGTCTGGATTGGCTACATTCCCTCCCCGGAGCGCTACGCCCAGCTCTACGCCGCTGCGAGCGCCAAGAACATCACGCTTCTCAACACCCTCGACCAGCACCTGAATGCCCAGGAGATGGACCGCTCGCTCCCGTGTCTGGGGGAGCTGACACCCGCCACGGTCTTTGTCACCGCGCCCGAGCAGGCACATGCCGCCGCAGAGCACCTAGGCTTCCCTGTCTTTGTCAAGGGAGCCGTTCAGTCCCGCAAGAGCCGTGGCTGGCAGGCCTGTGTGGCCGAGAGCCCCGAGGCGCTGGAGCGGCTCTGCACCGCCCTCTTCTCCCTGGAGGCACGCAGCCGAGGCCGTGTCGCGATCCGGCGCTTGCTCCGCCTCCGCCACGCCCGCACAGGGCCGGGAGCATTTCCCTTGGGACGGGAGTTTCGCTTCTTTGTCCTCCACGGCGAGCTCCTCGCGGGCGGCTACTACTGGGAGGGCGACGACCCCCTGGCACGCCTCACTCCCGACGAAGAACAAGCAGTCCACGCACTGGTCCGAGAAGCCGCCCAGCGCGTCGGGACTCCCTACCTCACGGTCGATATCGGGCAGGACGAAGACAGCCGCTGGTGGGTGATCGAGACCGGCGATGCCCAGTTCTCCGGCCTCAGCCAGACCCCAAGACTCACGCTCTGGAACCAGCTTCGGGTACGCTTAGGGGCATGA
- a CDS encoding heavy-metal-associated domain-containing protein, with protein MLETTLRAPELEDDAGVQTIQRALASTEGLAQLRVDRGSKTVTVLHDPELLSVAAIQTRLDHVGFLTTVALP; from the coding sequence ATGTTAGAGACAACGCTACGGGCTCCCGAGTTGGAGGATGACGCGGGTGTGCAGACGATCCAGCGCGCCTTGGCCAGCACCGAGGGGCTCGCGCAGCTACGAGTCGATAGGGGTAGCAAGACCGTCACGGTCCTCCACGATCCCGAGCTTCTCTCCGTGGCGGCGATCCAGACGCGCCTCGATCATGTCGGCTTTCTCACCACCGTGGCTCTCCCCTAG
- a CDS encoding VOC family protein produces the protein MTPELKLRIARPTDHWDELLRFYREGLGLELLGSFEDHDGFDGMMLGAPGAPYHFEFTRQKGHTVGPAPSQDNLVVFYLPDTAQWQVAVARMEAHGFAPVPSYNPYWDRMGKTFEDPDGYRVVLQNATWPR, from the coding sequence ATGACACCCGAACTCAAGCTACGTATCGCGCGGCCCACGGACCATTGGGACGAGCTCCTGCGCTTCTACCGTGAGGGCCTTGGGCTGGAGCTGCTCGGCTCGTTTGAAGACCACGACGGCTTCGACGGAATGATGCTCGGCGCTCCGGGTGCGCCGTATCACTTCGAGTTCACCCGCCAGAAGGGCCACACGGTCGGGCCCGCGCCATCGCAGGACAACTTAGTCGTGTTCTATCTCCCGGACACCGCGCAGTGGCAAGTCGCCGTCGCCCGCATGGAGGCACACGGCTTCGCCCCGGTGCCGTCGTACAACCCGTACTGGGACCGGATGGGCAAGACCTTCGAGGACCCCGACGGCTACCGGGTCGTGCTACAAAACGCCACGTGGCCGCGTTAA
- a CDS encoding galactose oxidase, translating to MNWQKLPNLPDREGFAGSFAGTSHGALLVAGGANFPEKRPWEGGTKVWTDSVFGLERPGGTWRTLGRLPGPRGYGVSVSFEDSLLCVGGSDSTRHYPDTFALEWRDGKLAIHTLPPLPIPLANACGTRVDDQLFVVGGQEAPGSTSASNRAFCLTLSRSAAGWSELPPLPGPGRILATAAAHEGSLWVFGGAELFAKDDGTVLRRYLRDAYQYAPKTGWRRLADLPAPAVAAPTPAPTSAMGIYLLGGDDGQRAGLPQQTHPGFSKTLLRYEPATDQWRRVGELRVARVTVPVVHWEDRWVIAGGEARPGVRSPEVWAVRP from the coding sequence ATGAACTGGCAAAAACTCCCCAACCTCCCCGACCGTGAGGGCTTTGCGGGCTCGTTTGCGGGGACAAGCCACGGGGCGCTGCTGGTCGCGGGCGGCGCGAACTTCCCGGAGAAGCGGCCCTGGGAGGGAGGCACCAAGGTCTGGACCGACTCCGTCTTTGGGCTGGAGCGCCCCGGCGGCACCTGGCGCACGCTAGGCAGGCTCCCCGGTCCGCGCGGCTATGGGGTGAGTGTGTCGTTTGAGGACAGCCTGCTCTGTGTGGGGGGGAGCGACTCGACCCGGCACTATCCCGACACGTTTGCGCTGGAGTGGCGCGACGGCAAGCTAGCGATCCATACCCTGCCTCCCCTGCCGATCCCGCTGGCGAACGCCTGCGGCACGCGGGTGGACGACCAGCTCTTTGTGGTGGGGGGGCAGGAGGCTCCGGGGAGCACGAGCGCCAGCAACCGGGCTTTCTGCCTGACTCTCTCTCGGAGCGCGGCGGGCTGGAGCGAGCTGCCGCCCTTGCCCGGCCCCGGGCGGATTCTAGCCACCGCGGCGGCGCACGAGGGGAGCCTCTGGGTCTTTGGCGGGGCGGAGCTCTTTGCCAAGGACGATGGCACGGTGCTGCGGCGCTACCTGCGCGATGCCTACCAGTACGCCCCCAAAACGGGCTGGCGGCGGCTGGCCGACCTACCCGCCCCCGCGGTGGCGGCACCGACCCCCGCCCCGACATCGGCGATGGGAATCTACCTGCTGGGCGGCGACGATGGCCAGCGCGCGGGCTTGCCGCAGCAGACGCACCCGGGTTTTTCCAAGACCCTGCTGCGCTACGAGCCCGCGACCGATCAGTGGCGACGCGTGGGGGAGCTCAGGGTGGCGCGGGTGACGGTCCCCGTGGTGCACTGGGAGGACCGCTGGGTGATCGCTGGGGGGGAGGCCCGGCCCGGTGTGCGCTCCCCCGAGGTCTGGGCGGTGCGGCCCTAG
- a CDS encoding AAA family ATPase yields the protein MAQNWSKPVDVELETLIRARYPIIYVVSWEERRVEETLREICQKRGKKLIQWTITSGLGGNVASRDPLAALDQVLAAPDQTVFLLKDFHPFMNDHMVVRKLRDLVYALKTSFKTLILLSPTLKLPVELEKEITVVDYQLPTPKDIDRLLEGIIQSVRSNNQIDVNLTPLEREQILKAASGLTSNEAENVFAKSLVEKRKFDIDVILSEKEQIIRKSGILEYYPASEAFSDVGGMDLLKEWMSQRTASFTDAARQYGLPEPKGVLLLGVQGCGKSLTAKAIGSLWKLPLLRLDVGKIFGGIVGQSEENIRKAISTAESVAPCVLWIDELEKGFSGTQSSGSSDGGTTSRVFGTFLAWMQDKKAPVFVIATSNDVTALPAELLRKGRFDEIFFVDLPSKAERKEIFDIHLKKRGRDPKNFNTEELGRVSVGFSGAEIEQAVVSALFSAFADSKKDAKTGEETIREVTVDDLKRSIKISVPLSVTMQESIDHLRNWADERARPVSSVQAESAQEILDADDDEDDAPYRMDNLDDDESH from the coding sequence GTGGCCCAGAACTGGTCCAAGCCTGTTGATGTGGAGCTGGAGACACTCATCCGTGCCCGCTACCCGATTATCTATGTCGTGTCCTGGGAGGAGCGACGTGTGGAGGAGACGCTCCGGGAGATCTGCCAGAAGCGTGGTAAGAAGCTGATCCAGTGGACGATCACCAGCGGCCTGGGGGGGAATGTGGCCTCGCGCGACCCGCTGGCCGCCCTCGATCAAGTCCTCGCCGCCCCCGATCAGACGGTCTTCTTGCTCAAGGACTTCCACCCCTTCATGAACGACCACATGGTGGTCCGCAAGCTCCGCGACCTAGTCTACGCCCTCAAGACAAGCTTTAAGACCCTGATCCTCCTCTCGCCCACGCTGAAACTGCCGGTCGAGCTGGAGAAAGAGATCACGGTCGTGGACTACCAGCTCCCGACGCCAAAAGACATCGACCGCCTGCTGGAGGGGATTATCCAGTCCGTGCGCTCCAACAACCAGATCGATGTGAACCTGACTCCCCTGGAGCGCGAGCAGATCCTCAAAGCGGCATCGGGCCTCACCAGCAACGAGGCGGAGAATGTCTTTGCCAAGTCCCTGGTCGAGAAGCGCAAGTTCGATATCGACGTGATCCTCTCGGAGAAAGAGCAGATCATCCGCAAGTCTGGAATCCTGGAGTACTATCCCGCCAGCGAGGCCTTCTCCGATGTGGGAGGCATGGACCTCCTAAAAGAGTGGATGAGCCAGCGCACCGCCAGCTTCACCGATGCCGCGCGCCAGTACGGCCTCCCGGAGCCAAAAGGCGTCTTACTGCTCGGTGTGCAAGGCTGTGGTAAATCGCTTACAGCTAAAGCCATTGGTTCTCTCTGGAAATTACCTTTATTACGCCTAGATGTTGGTAAAATCTTCGGAGGAATTGTTGGGCAGAGCGAAGAGAACATCCGAAAGGCGATCTCGACCGCGGAGTCCGTGGCCCCCTGTGTCCTCTGGATCGATGAGCTGGAAAAGGGCTTTTCGGGGACGCAAAGCTCGGGCTCTAGCGATGGAGGAACGACCAGTCGTGTCTTTGGGACGTTCTTGGCGTGGATGCAGGACAAGAAAGCGCCGGTGTTTGTGATCGCGACCAGCAACGATGTCACGGCGCTTCCGGCGGAGCTTCTGCGAAAAGGGCGCTTCGATGAGATCTTCTTTGTGGACCTGCCGTCGAAGGCGGAGCGCAAGGAGATCTTCGATATCCACCTCAAGAAGCGTGGGCGCGATCCCAAGAACTTCAACACCGAGGAGCTCGGGCGGGTCTCCGTGGGGTTCTCGGGGGCGGAGATTGAGCAGGCGGTGGTCTCGGCACTCTTCTCCGCGTTTGCCGATAGCAAGAAAGACGCAAAGACGGGCGAGGAGACGATCCGTGAGGTGACGGTGGACGACCTGAAGCGCTCGATCAAGATCTCCGTGCCGCTCTCGGTGACCATGCAGGAGAGTATCGACCACCTGCGCAACTGGGCCGACGAGCGCGCCCGCCCGGTATCGTCGGTGCAGGCCGAGTCCGCACAGGAGATCCTAGACGCGGACGACGACGAGGACGATGCGCCCTACCGCATGGACAACCTCGACGACGACGAGTCGCACTAG